A single genomic interval of Hyphomicrobium methylovorum harbors:
- a CDS encoding TSUP family transporter: MTTIVIIGLVAGFLIGSVGIGGVIVVPALTYLMSIEIQMAIAAALMGFILTGIVGTIQYSRQGSIQWNSARVLVASAVPAALLGSLAVQAVSPLVLKCLIGALAALSGLQTIFGKAYGDHPSGAPLSSGRLATAGAFTSFLSTASGTGGPLLFVPLLMWQQQPLLGAIGLSQVIQLPISIVATLSNLAMGTINLYLGGALAIALAIGCWFGAHLAHQVPATTLKIGVSVLLVLVGFVIVIDVACQLLS; this comes from the coding sequence GTGACGACGATCGTTATTATCGGGCTGGTTGCTGGCTTCTTGATTGGGAGCGTTGGAATTGGCGGCGTGATTGTTGTGCCCGCTCTGACTTACCTCATGAGCATTGAGATCCAGATGGCAATCGCCGCCGCTCTGATGGGTTTCATCCTCACGGGTATCGTCGGAACGATTCAATACTCGAGACAGGGCTCGATTCAGTGGAATTCGGCGCGCGTTCTCGTTGCCTCCGCAGTTCCGGCGGCGCTCCTCGGTAGTCTCGCCGTTCAGGCGGTTTCACCGCTGGTACTGAAATGTTTGATTGGCGCACTGGCGGCGCTGTCAGGGCTGCAAACGATCTTCGGCAAGGCTTATGGAGACCACCCGTCGGGCGCTCCGCTATCATCTGGGCGTCTAGCTACGGCTGGGGCGTTTACAAGCTTTTTGTCGACGGCCAGCGGCACGGGCGGCCCGTTGCTGTTTGTTCCTCTTCTTATGTGGCAACAGCAGCCGCTTCTTGGCGCGATCGGTCTCAGCCAAGTCATCCAGCTTCCGATTTCGATCGTCGCCACGCTCAGCAATCTGGCAATGGGCACAATCAATCTTTACCTCGGCGGAGCGCTAGCGATCGCGTTGGCTATCGGATGCTGGTTTGGCGCACACCTCGCCCATCAGGTGCCAGCGACGACACTCAAGATCGGTGTTTCGGTACTGCTCGTGCTGGTGGGTTTCGTGATCGTTATTGACGTCGCCTGCCAACTTCTTTCGTAA
- a CDS encoding aromatic ring-hydroxylating oxygenase subunit alpha: MAARNHNQWMAKPPLEQGEWIDSRVYTDHEIFEEENEKIFKSTWIPVCHESELPKPYDFRTSSIAREPIIVCRGPDNQVRAFLNVCPHRGMMIERRPSGSFYEGQPSGNPKRMTCMFHGWQFDMKGSCVYVSREKEGYQDRLCKDDVGLRRLRCEVKFGGFVWVNLNDKAPDLETWAGKPFECLRKSLEAEPLEVFHYHKAIVDTNYKLWHDTNCEFYHDFMHYHNRVTGFNDAYFARKNEAFDNGHIVVGTFEVNYDKYEGFESRAALSFPHLPPNQWYMIDLFPGINFNLRGSALRCDVVTPLGPNKTMIEFRGLGLKSDSKEDRMTRINHHNSIWGPFGRNLHEDLIGVQGQGNTMLPGTEARRVLHGRQENQTIHDENGMRHYYDEWGRWLNRLPSSPDKPYSAPKETEAVTAAE; encoded by the coding sequence ATGGCTGCACGAAACCACAATCAGTGGATGGCCAAGCCCCCGCTCGAACAAGGCGAGTGGATCGACAGCCGCGTTTACACCGACCATGAGATTTTTGAAGAAGAGAACGAGAAGATCTTCAAAAGCACGTGGATTCCGGTCTGCCACGAGTCGGAGCTTCCGAAGCCTTATGATTTCCGCACGTCGTCAATCGCACGCGAACCCATCATTGTTTGCCGCGGTCCGGACAACCAGGTCCGCGCGTTCCTGAACGTTTGCCCCCATCGCGGGATGATGATCGAGCGGCGCCCGTCCGGCAGCTTCTACGAGGGTCAGCCATCCGGCAATCCGAAGCGCATGACTTGCATGTTCCACGGCTGGCAGTTCGACATGAAGGGTAGCTGCGTCTACGTCAGCCGTGAAAAGGAAGGCTACCAGGATCGTTTATGCAAAGACGATGTCGGCCTCCGTCGCCTTCGTTGCGAGGTGAAGTTCGGCGGGTTCGTTTGGGTCAACCTGAATGATAAAGCGCCGGATTTGGAAACCTGGGCTGGCAAGCCGTTCGAGTGCCTTCGCAAGTCACTCGAAGCTGAGCCGCTGGAAGTGTTCCACTACCATAAGGCCATCGTCGATACGAACTACAAACTGTGGCACGACACGAACTGCGAATTTTATCACGACTTCATGCACTACCATAACCGCGTCACGGGATTTAACGATGCGTACTTCGCGCGGAAGAACGAAGCATTCGACAATGGACACATTGTCGTCGGCACGTTCGAAGTGAACTATGACAAGTACGAAGGCTTCGAAAGCCGCGCGGCGCTGTCATTCCCTCATCTGCCGCCTAACCAGTGGTACATGATCGATCTGTTCCCTGGCATCAATTTCAATCTGCGCGGTTCGGCACTTCGGTGTGACGTCGTCACGCCGCTCGGCCCGAACAAGACGATGATCGAGTTCCGCGGATTGGGTTTGAAGAGCGACTCCAAAGAAGACCGCATGACCCGGATCAATCATCACAACTCGATCTGGGGACCATTCGGCCGAAATCTGCATGAGGATCTCATCGGGGTTCAAGGTCAGGGCAATACGATGCTGCCAGGAACTGAAGCGCGTCGCGTGCTTCATGGTCGCCAGGAAAATCAGACGATCCACGATGAGAACGGTATGCGCCACTATTACGACGAGTGGGGTCGCTGGCTGAACAGACTTCCGAGTAGTCCGGACAAGCCGTATTCGGCGCCGAAGGAAACGGAAGCCGTTACGGCCGCGGAATAG
- a CDS encoding nuclear transport factor 2 family protein, whose product MSTCETVRDAIYQATMFLDAQKWNDWLSLCDESFEYSITSFSPEINYDMTYLAANKKDLHHLVDLLPKHNTDHSPLHRHTTVYSVQPSEDGKTATAVSSVLIFQNMLDGTHSHIDAGESRLFVIGRYMDTLKIENGKGIFLKRELKLDNRRLDKGSHWPL is encoded by the coding sequence GTGTCAACCTGCGAGACCGTTCGCGACGCAATCTATCAAGCAACGATGTTCCTCGATGCTCAGAAGTGGAACGATTGGCTGTCGCTGTGCGACGAGAGTTTCGAATATTCGATCACGTCGTTCAGCCCTGAAATCAATTACGACATGACGTATCTCGCAGCGAACAAGAAGGATCTGCATCATCTTGTGGACCTTCTTCCGAAGCACAACACAGATCACTCGCCGCTGCATCGGCACACCACGGTCTACTCCGTGCAGCCCTCTGAGGATGGGAAGACGGCAACGGCCGTCAGCTCCGTGCTTATTTTTCAGAACATGCTGGATGGAACGCATTCGCACATCGATGCGGGCGAAAGCCGACTGTTCGTGATCGGCAGATACATGGACACCCTGAAGATAGAAAACGGCAAAGGCATCTTCTTGAAGCGCGAGCTCAAGCTAGACAATCGCCGGCTCGACAAGGGCTCTCACTGGCCGCTCTAA
- a CDS encoding Rieske 2Fe-2S domain-containing protein produces MTWKKICDVGDLAVNTAKLFDVEGVNVLVTNYGSGFRAIPPVCPHMEEPLDESGIVANCVLTCSKHLWAWDLRTLGMLGETEKPLKVYETRQEDGALFVNMVEELVYDFESEDEFDDDFFSQS; encoded by the coding sequence ATGACGTGGAAAAAGATTTGCGACGTTGGGGACCTGGCGGTGAACACCGCGAAGCTCTTCGACGTCGAAGGGGTGAACGTTCTCGTTACGAACTATGGCTCCGGTTTCAGGGCTATTCCACCGGTCTGTCCGCATATGGAAGAGCCGCTCGATGAATCAGGAATTGTCGCGAATTGCGTACTGACATGCTCGAAGCATCTTTGGGCTTGGGATCTCCGTACCTTGGGCATGCTCGGCGAAACCGAAAAGCCGCTGAAGGTTTACGAGACGCGTCAGGAAGACGGCGCGTTGTTCGTGAACATGGTCGAAGAACTCGTCTACGATTTTGAAAGCGAGGATGAATTCGACGATGACTTCTTTAGCCAAAGCTGA
- a CDS encoding 2Fe-2S iron-sulfur cluster binding domain-containing protein → MTVTIQTPTGAFEFPCQPGEALLHAGLNAGVSLPYECATGTCGSCRGRLMTGEIDIGWEASPALAKLKRDKGDILLCQARPKTDCLVRVPAKITQTADAATPAKTKGTISDSRRLTHDVVEFAVNLSEPMAFQAGQFAILTTPSVIGARAYSMVNYEAETNRIVFLVKRKPSGGFCDWLFSNEIDGAEIDVYGPLGRATFDTSEDKDLIIVAGGSGIAGMMSILERATRSEYFKRHRGHVFFGVPTLQDGFYLDELAKYVIESDGGLAVTLALSNETPPQERHPNYEQVLLTSGFVHTAMAASMANQYQNAMAYLAGPPPMVDAALRVLITEGQLSPQAIRYDKFG, encoded by the coding sequence GTGACAGTCACCATTCAGACGCCGACGGGTGCCTTTGAATTTCCCTGCCAGCCAGGGGAAGCACTTCTGCACGCGGGGCTGAATGCCGGCGTCTCCCTTCCCTACGAATGTGCAACTGGAACCTGCGGTAGCTGTCGCGGCCGTCTGATGACCGGCGAGATCGACATCGGTTGGGAGGCATCTCCCGCGCTTGCGAAACTCAAGCGAGACAAGGGCGACATTCTGTTGTGTCAGGCGCGCCCGAAAACCGATTGTCTCGTGCGGGTGCCTGCAAAGATTACGCAAACCGCGGACGCCGCCACGCCAGCAAAAACCAAAGGAACGATTAGCGACAGCCGAAGATTGACCCACGACGTCGTTGAGTTTGCGGTCAATCTGTCAGAGCCGATGGCATTTCAAGCTGGGCAGTTTGCGATCCTCACCACACCCTCCGTGATCGGTGCGCGCGCCTATTCGATGGTCAACTATGAAGCCGAGACGAACCGCATCGTTTTCCTTGTGAAACGCAAGCCGTCGGGCGGGTTTTGCGATTGGCTTTTCTCCAACGAGATCGACGGCGCAGAGATAGACGTGTACGGCCCGCTCGGCCGCGCAACGTTCGATACCAGCGAAGACAAAGATCTGATTATCGTGGCTGGCGGGTCGGGTATCGCCGGGATGATGTCGATCCTCGAGCGCGCAACGCGATCCGAATATTTCAAGCGCCACCGAGGGCACGTTTTCTTCGGGGTGCCAACATTGCAAGACGGCTTCTATCTCGATGAGCTTGCAAAGTACGTCATCGAGTCCGATGGCGGTCTGGCCGTAACGCTTGCCCTGTCTAACGAAACTCCGCCGCAGGAGCGTCATCCCAACTACGAGCAGGTGTTGCTTACCAGCGGGTTCGTTCACACGGCGATGGCCGCTTCGATGGCTAATCAGTACCAGAATGCGATGGCTTACCTCGCCGGACCGCCTCCTATGGTGGATGCCGCTCTCCGCGTTCTGATCACAGAAGGGCAGCTGTCACCGCAGGCCATTCGCTACGATAAGTTCGGCTGA